tcctcctgccacaCAGAGGTACAATTAAGAGCCTTATGTTACATATCCCAACCTGCCTGAGTAGGTTTATGCCTACTTGCCCTTAAAAGCATCAGCTTGATTTACTTAACTGATCTTATACAATTCACTGGAAGACCCTAGCTGATATCCACCTCATACTCACCCCCATCTCCTCTTCACGAACTACATACTGGGCCACTTTGAAGGAGCTGAGATACTCATTCATGCCCTGAAGTTCTGTGTCTTCTGTTTCATCCTGGTTCCGATCCAACAGGCGCTCAATTGCTTTGTCATCGTAGTGGATAACACTGCTGTCCTCGCCTTCTTTGTTATCCCCTGAGGGAGAAGCACAGACAGACATCTATGTGGATCTCAAGGGACTACGAGAGGATATGGCACCCTAGACCTCTTTGTAGAGCTCTGATCAGTACTGTGCCTACAGTTACTAGCTAACTAAGGATTCAGTCCTTCCCCACCTCCTTCAGTTCTACTTTCAGGCACTCACCACCCTCAGTTGCCTCATCCTTGAAGAGCTCTTCAGTGCCAAATTTGAGAATGTCATCAAGTTCCTGTTTTGACATGGAGCCTGTCTTGGAGCCCAATCCTGGTCTCACTACCAGATGAGTTagcatcattttcttcttggccacctgagtGATACGCTCCTCCACTGAGGCCCTTGTCACAAAGCGGTATATCATCACTTTCTTGTTCTGTCCAATTCTATGTGCACGACTGAAGGCCTGGAAGAGGGAGACACTCAGAACAGTCTAGAGCAACACAAGCAATTGCCTGCTACACCCCACCTACCTCCACAAGTTTCCCAGTTGCCTTCATGTTTGCTCTTAACATTGGTTAAGACATGCCCTGGAAGAATCCTCTACTTGTTCACTTTCCACCTCCACCCATCCTCACTGCTCTAATTTTGCATGTTTCTAGAAGGGAAGTCACCACAAATTCCTTCACTCCCTCTGATGCTTTCACTTCCCTTCTTCCTCACAAAGGCCCCCTACAGTGAGTGGTCTCATTCAAACTCACCTGGATATCATTGTGGGGGTTCCAGTCTGAGTCATAAATAATCACAGTATCTGCTGTGGCCAAGTTAATACCAAGACCCCCAGCTCGAgttgaaagcagaaagcagaactgctgagcaccaggagcttggaaaaaaaaaagagaacagaggcAATCAAGGGAGAGCACATTACTCAAACAAGGATTTTATCATCTCAGGGGAATCACTACCAGTTTAAGATTCCAGGAGAGCAATGGAACACTCGGGCCACTATCAACAATCCCATATTGAACACtaaacacatacaaaacaagaaatttaattttgtacatAAAATACAGAGGAGAATTCTTACCATTGAAGCGATCAATAGCCTCTTGACGCATGTTGCCTGTAATTCCTCCATCAATCCGCTCGTATTTATATCCTTCATGTTCTAGGAAGTCTTCCAAAAGGTCTAACATTTTAGTCATCTGCATATCAAAAATcaccacaaaaaaaagtgagggaCAAGGGGATACCAGAACAACAGGCTCCTTTCCTCAGGAACAGAATTCTCAGCTTTAAGGTTTTCCCCTCACATACCTGAGAGAATATGAGCACCCTGTGACCTCCTTCCTTGAGATTCTTTAACATCTTCTGGAGCAGCAACAGCTTTCCAGATGCTCGAATAAGAGCACTACCATCATACATGCCATTTGGCATCTTTGGAgcttcctaaaaagaaaaaaaagtgaggggtaagagaagaaaactgcTTCTGCTTGATATTAGTCCCTAGCTGTGTTCTTCAGATGCTGACTCACGTCTAGTCATTTAACTCAGTACAACCACAATGCATAGCATTACTTATACAAAACATCAGTGCCAGCCTGTGCTACTTATTTTGCAATTTAACTCCTAGATCCCTTCTTCTTTCTGAGTCAGTCCCTACTGTGTCTCCCTCATCCTGAGTGAATCAAAAGATGTTCCTACTTGTCAATAAAGATACTGGAAAAGGATAGGCCTTCCAGTATGTGATGTCTCCATAAAGGCAGAAATATacaagatgggaaaaaaaagcacaagaataAAAAGGGAATCCCTCCATACTTGCCATGGAGCTCATGGTCTCCCTGGTAACAGCCAGCAGGGAATTTGCTTATATAAGAGTAAGTCAGCAACTGGACATACCATAGCAGCCACAGGAAAGAGGTAGGGGTGGTTGCAGCACTTCTTCAGATCCATAACAACATTCAGCAAGGAAACTTGGTTACCACCACCACGTGCATTCAGTGCCTCAAAGTTCCTtgtcaaaatgtatttatagtatttcctgaaaagggaaaaaaacatatatatatatatatatatatatatatagacacacacacacacaccccccagGCACCCCTCATGAGAGCAACTAACATACTCTTTTGTTAACCTGTGTACAACTCCTGGCACTACCTGGCAACTACCTAGGCTCTGCCAGTGGCAGTTACTATCCTTTTAACCCTTACATCAGACCACAGGACTATTCCTCCCCTCaactacagcagcagcaggaagttTTCCTCCTATCCGCTGTGCGGAAAACTCTACAGTGAGGCTAAGGCTGTTTCAGCAGCTTCTTTGGAACTGCAGAACAGAGCAACAGTAGTTCCACAGCAAATGCTCCATCCATCCCCACACTCACTTCTGCATGGGGCTCAACTCCACTCTGACAATAAGTTCTGTCTTAGATGGCATGTTCTTGAAAACGTCAGCTTTGAGACGCCTCAGCATATGCGGGCCCAGCATGTCATGCAGCTTCTTAATCTGATCTTCCTTGGCTATATCCGCAAACTCTTCTAAGAAGCCCTCCAAGTTactgcagagaaacagacaTTCAGCAAAatccacaaaggaaaaagagcaaaaaaaaaaaaaagggggataGGAGTTTCAAGACAAGCAGGCTTTGCCTGAACTTGCACTGCAAGACATACTGGAATCTCTCTGGTGTCAGGAAGTTCAGCAGGTGGAACAGTTCTTCCAGGTTGTTCTGCAGGGGAGTTCCTGTAAGCAGCAGCTTATGCTGGAGTGAATAACCGTTCAGCACACGGAAGAACTGgaaaagcagggaaggaagagagagagagagacacaaAGACTTAAGTCACAGTCCTACAAAAAAAAGTCCtagaaaaaagaacaacaagcTAGAATTTGATTTAGATCATAACAGCTGTTTGGATAAGAGCTCCAAGCAGCTCTCATTCCAGTCAGGGCCACTAGACTGATCTTATTTGGATCACTCTTCTGCATAAGAAATGACTGCAGCAAGTCCTACAAGCCATCAGGTACTAGAAGGTTTCCCTTGCTTTTTTAAGTTACAAGCTTTCAGACCACCAACCTTTTCCAGACTGCTATACTATGTactttttcctctaaattaGTGTTCTACATTCTTGCTTCTCTGGCTCGAGACTTCTAGAAATAACTAAGTCAGTCTTCCTATTCATATCAATCCTGGCAGCATTCCAGAGTTCTGAacaagcagaggagaaagagctAAGGGTTTGCCAATGTGTCTTTAAAGTAATTTGTGCTGGTTTTCACAACAATGAAGTAATTCCAGACAGAACTAGTGAGCAGGTAAGGTACTGAACTGAAAAGCACAAGTATATAGTGTTCGCTAGCGCAAACTGACATAGCAGTAATTTATGAACTTGGccatttgtttgctctttttaaacTTAACATGATACAGCATCAAACAGTATGAGAGTAGCTTGTACTAGGTggcaaacaaaaatcaagagaTACCACCACTCATTTTGGTTATCATACCAGAAGGATTCCTTTCTTGGAATCAAATACGGAAGTTACTCATATCTGCAAAAGATACCCTTTGGTAGGTAAACATCACCACCTGTCAAAAAAGCTGATCTGTCTTGCAACCATACACCTAAAGCTGTCCTTAAGGGACAGGAAACAAATCTAGAAAAAGGTAGACTTAACGGTCTTGGTGGATATCCAATTGCAACTTAGTCATTGTGAAGCCTTGAGACTTAATATTCTCTTTCAGTTCATGAGTACGAATAATAAGTGTTCATTACCATTTCCAATAATTTCAATTCTAAGCACAGAACAACATCCAGTTTTAGGGCCTACAATCAAACATGATCTGGAAACTGGATATCAAGCACAGCTGTGATATATTGGAAAGATACCTCACACTTGGATCTGAAAagttaaagctttttttttctttaaacaaagaagTAACTTTCTCTTACAGTCTGCAAGAACCTATAAAACCAGATTTCCAGTAACAGTTGTTTTTAGTGTACTAAGCCCTAGAATCCAGCTGAAGACAGACAAATCAATACCAGAATTAAAGCACAAGGGCTTAGGGAGGGGCTGGATTAAGAAAGTACAGTCAATTCAACTGAATTAAAACAAGCTTAGTTAAGGTGCAGCCTTGTATGAAAGCAGCTGTATGGCTTTCAGCATTTGCCCAGGCATTGTTGGACACCCCTGGCCACCTCTCCCATTTCTATAACATTTAATTAGCTCTGCCACAAAGCTTGATGAATGCAGAGACCAAGACTACTCTGGAAGCAGGACAATTGTACTCATGAAGCTTGTCTTACACTCAATATGGTAAACCCTTTCAGAATAGAGCTGTTGCAGGTATATGATCTGCTTCCAGAGAAgcctgtttttaagaaaaaacatccaGGTTTTGCgtgtttgttgggttttttaaactttattttttttttttaaagttttccagTATACACCAATTGCCTACTCAACCAGAGAGGAAACTGTTTTAATGAATGAGACACATGACAAGTGAAATTGTTACcagttataataaaaatgaaggttgttccccccacccctccccgcCTTTAAGATAATGCATCAAATTTGCTGTCAAATATATGACTAAGAGCTGGCAGACAAACTTACTTGCTTAGGAACAGCAATCTATTCTTCTGAACAATCTCTGCAACGCGTGTCATGCCTATAAACCTTATTACCTATGCTTTTCTGTACCTTAGACTGATTGTTCTTCAGTCGGTGAGCTTCATCCACAATGAGACAGGCCCAGTCAATAGACCCCAGTATGGCCATATCAATTGTGATCAGTTCATAGGAGGTGAGAAGCACGTGGAACTTCACAGCAGCTTccttctgcaaaggaaaaggagggacATGATAATGAGATAATGGAATGCCCCAAGACAAAGGGGATGCAGGGTCTCTCCAAGCTGTTCCAACAAGCCATGGTTGAACAGCATGTCAAAACCATTTCTCACACGCAGTTTCCTGTCAACAGATTCAAAATACTACCCAAGCATTCCAGTTCTTCAATCCCCTATTACTTGTTTTACTCAAGTCTCCTCAACCCCTTTGTTACTTACTACCTATGTACAGTAACCAAGTCTTGAAACAAGTTTACAAATAAGCAGTGAATAGAGGAATGTTATGGAAAGATCCGGTGATATGTAGCTCATCAAGAAGTTAAGACTTAGATAAATAGCttagaaaaatttaaatttgttaGTACTTCGTGCAGATAAATTTCAAGGGAAACCAAAACCAAGGAGTCCTATTTAACTCTGCCACTGGGAAAACTTTTCCTAGTAAAAAAAGGTGGTAGCTAGActaaaattctattaaaaaacagCCACCTATATCAGGATCTTCCTATCTGGGCACAGAACGCAACTTCTCGGATGTCTAGATGTGGCTTTACGACCAGCCAGTTCCTCATACAGACTTAAGGAGGAGTCAAATTGATGCAGGTTGGCAATTCTGACATTGACTTAGATCTGTAGGAAGTATGATATACAACTTCACAGATTAAGCAGAAGAATAAAGAGACTTGCCTATAGCCAGTATTGCTTTAGTCAACAccctttttcttcagtgctgtatGGTTCAGACTGGTAAGTGCTTAAAACAGTCTAGAAAAGGAGTCTAACTAAATACCCAATAGTCATCAATTTGTAGTTATTTCCCCTGCAAAGCTAAAAGTATAGTCAGTTCCCAGGGATTTCAGAATATCTGAATCTTGGCTGCTGAAAGCCAGTCTAGCGCATCTCTTCTTCCAGCTCAGGCTTGCAATACAGCAGAGTTCTGTACCTTCATTCTGGATGCTTTTTTGCCTCCACGTATGGCATTATCCTCAAAAGTGAACTCATTCTCACGGATGATGGCCCGGCTGTCTTTGTCCCCAACATAGGTCACTACATACATATCTGGTGCCCACATCTCAAATTCTCGTTCCCAGTTGATGATAGTGGAGAGTGGGGCACTCACCAAGAAGGGTCCCTTTGAGTGGCCCTATGAACAGAATCAGTAAGAGCATTAGATGAATGCATCCACTCACTCAAGCACCATCTTCCTGGCTAGTGTTCTCACAGCTATGTTTTGCCTCTCACCTCTTTGTATAAGGAATATAGGAACACAGCTGTCTGCACAGTCTTTCCCAGACCCATTTCATCTGCCAAGATTGTATCTGTGCCCTGAGCCCAAGAAAAACGCAGCCAGTTCAGTCCTTCCAGTTGGTATGGATGCAAGGTACCCCCTGTTACATCAAGGTACTCAGGTTGCCGGTCATATTTCACTGTTGGCtacagcagaaagaaggaagagttgAGATTTACCTTAGCAATACAATTACCAAGAGTTCTTTCCTAGTCAATACATATTCCCTAGTGTAGATGAGACTCCATTGAAAACCACCAGATTAAGCCCAGTACTAAATCCCTAAAAAGCCAGAAGGTGTCCATCAACCCaacccatcttttttttttttataagctctTTCTACCAATAGCCAGCCAGTCTGTTTCCAGTTTACAAAAGCTAGGCCTTTGTCTGAAGGTTGTATGAACCCATTTACTTTTTAGGCCTGGAAGGAATTATAAGCCTTGTGTTTGTTACCCTTTGGTTTCCCATTTACCAAGCCCCGTCCCCACTCAAAATAACCAGCTCCATCAGATGGCACCAAAGCAGTAAACAGTAACTTACATCTACCGTGGGAGTTTCAGGGGGCCTTTCCAGTTTCCGCATCTTCACTTTCTTTAGCTTCTTACCAGGCCTTCCCTCTTCACCCCTCATCAGCTCCCTATGCAGAGACAGTCCCAAGAATATGCAAGTTTAATGGCTTTTGTAATAGTCCAAGGGAAAACTATCGCAAAGAACAGGGGGGCAATCGGGTAACTCAAATATGATCAAGAGAACAAAGTTGGAACCTTCATGAACTGATGGAGAGGTGTAAGGTTCCTGCCCAAAGGAATAAGGAGACAGCAACACAAAGATGTTTCTTTGCTATCTCCATATATGCAGCCAGTGCTAGGTAATGACATACTCAAATACTTTCTGTTGAGATAGAGGAACATGACCTCTAGgtattttctcctacctgtgaTTCCAGTAGGCTTGCTTGTAAAGGTCATAATCTTGGATATCCACATCCTCGCTTTCCCATGATGCCTGGTCATAGGGCAGGTCTCTCCATTTAATCAAATAGTGGACATTCCCCTTCTTATCCACACTGAGGGAGAAACCAGTAAGTCTTAAGCACAGTGAAAAGACAGCATTCACTCAATCCACTCaagtgggagagaagaaaaggatccCTTAATgaagcaacaaaaacacaagaacaatGTTTGTCATATAAACAAAAGAactcccattttttccccctcattcaCAATGCAGCTTAGCTCATCAGCTCTCCCTTAACCCTACCTAAGGCATTTGTTAAAAATCCTCCTGCTCTTCCACAGGGATAGGTATTTAAATGAGAATAATTTGTCTTCGCTTCCTTCCCTACCTATGATTAAGGATTCTGTGGATCATCATCCACTCCGGCTTGATCCCATAGCGGTAGAAGCGCTCCTCCATTTCAGCATATTTGGGGtccttgttctttctctttcgACTTTTCTCCTCTTCACCTCCGAAGTCCCCTGAGGGTGGCTCATCCATATCATTCTTGCGTTGGTAATTCCTAAACATGACTTGACagtgcagctccagctggagTCAGGACAAAGAGTTAAAGACCATAAGTCTCTCTCCCCCTCAACTACCCACAGAAATAACCATATCATAAGGGTGGATAGCTAAGAGTCTTTAACTCACCTGCAACTCTGACACCCAAGAGCAGTGCCAGTAGGACATGCCCTGCCATTTGACAAAGAACTGCCTTTCAGGCCGACCCTCCAGAGGCTTAGGAGGAGGAGCATTAGGGTCTGCATCAGGTGGACGTGGTGGTGGGGGACCAACTGGGGGCTGACCCCATTTCCAGATCAAGATCTTCTGCACCTTTCCTTTCAAAGCAGGGCACTAAAAAGTTAGACAGATTGTTATATCAGACTGCAAGTATTCTAACCACAAGTGCTGAGGAGTAGAGTGTGTTCAAAGAGTCACAGTTCTCTTCCTTAGTTATAGCTTTACTACACAGGTGGAGTTTGCTCTTTGGGCTTGGAAGCTTTCATCCTCTTATTTCCAGCATTTCCCTGAGCTTTCTCTAGTTtgtcttccctcccctcccaacCAAGACTGGGGAATCCAATTCAGTATCTTAATTTAGTCATCTCCCCAGggcacaaaaaaatcagaagttccACATGAAATACACAAATTGCTGGGCTTAATGTCAGTCCATCCAACCAGAACTCCAATGTgcagaaagtgtttttctgtggAACTATCAGCCCAATATAGGGATATACCCTGAAGCAGATTCTATTTTGTTCATTATCTTAGAAGTCCTCATCACTTACTGAAAGCATCTAATGCCATTTATAATACTTCATTTCAGTAACATCTTGCAAGTGTGAAACTTCTGACCATCTACTAAGAAAGGGCTTGGCATTACAGAGCCTGCAGTACAAAATCTGTTTGGCTCAGTAccagcttaaaatatttaagtgctgAATTTGCTTGCACTCATATTGCTGCTTTTACATATACACAGGGCCCAAGAAAACAGCTTTGGCATCCTGGACCCAAGACTGCCCAACTACTTCACACATGGGCAAACCTCATGAAACTCAATTGCTGTAATCCTGTACTTCCTGCTCTCTGGAGTAAAAACAGCCAAGCTACATCCAACCATAGAGATCCAGACCTCAGCAAACTATGACAAAAATGCAATAGCCTTCTCTGAGGACCTAGCATTTCCAGGAAAATGTGATGTTCAAAAGGGAACAGATCCATCTGCTCTTTTAGCAACAGGGGAGTGGCATAGCAGAAACTTACAGTGCAGCGAGGACACAGCCACTCCCCATTGGGAATCTCTGGCAATGGGGGATTCAGACAGTGGATGTGATAGGACGAAGGACAGGCATCACAGCATAGCAGCTCTCCTCCATCCTTGCAGACTCTACAGAACTCCATATGGTGGTCATCTTCTTCCTCAGCATCTCCCACAACATCTTCCAGGATCTCCTCACCTTCAGAGTTATCCTCCTTTGCTTCCCACTGAATGCCCTCTTTCTCCTACAGAGGTaggaaatcagaaaaatcaGATCGACGCATTCATGATTATCTTCATTAGCACTGAACAGTATCAAGTCAACTGACCTTCCCCCTTGACAAATTCAGGGGAATCCAGTACTCACACAGTGCGGGCAGCTCCATTTGCCCTCTGGGGCTTTCTCCATGTCTGGGTCGAGGCAAACCATGTGGTAGGCACGAGGGCAGGTATCACACAGTATgatttctcctccctgctggcacACCTCACAGTAGTCCTGGTGATCAGTCTCATAGCCATCCACAGCCACTGTGGAGTCCTCCTCACCTGCAGAGGATGTGGGAAGTTAGAATAGTACAAGGCACAGCAGATACAAGCCTCTTGCAGCAAGGGCTGGTGCTCCCTCAGCACCAACAGACTATACAGTTGCAGAGTGAGTTTTGGATTCTGTATCTCTCTATCCTTGTAATAAACAGGGCAGGGggcaaaaactgaaacagaagtgaaacaaaGCCCTTTGGGACTCCTTCCACCCATGAAATTAAAGGTATAGCTTAGGCCAGGAAAACTCAGCACTGTATCTGTTCCTctaccaaagagaaaaaattccTGGGCACATTTTCCTTACTGGAAGTAATATCAGGTCCTTCCTCCATGAAGAATTCTCCTCCCTCAAGTACACTGATAAGGACCCAAATGCTGCACAGACATTCCTCTCATCTCTCTATACACTTAGCTGCAATTCTGTTTCCAACTGACAGCAAGCAGcaatacctttctttttctttttcccagctttgAGTTTTTTGCGACTGCGACTACTACGGCTGGTAGATCCATCTGAAACAGAGTAGCTGTTGATGCTGGCATCATCAAAGTCTGACTCCACATCCAGATCATCGTCTTCACTCTGAGgtagggaagaagaaagatgtgCTGCTCAGGCATGCACGCTGGGGACAGCAATCAGACCCAGATCCCAGCATCTCTAGCATGTCATAGCTTCTCCTCAGAATATCACAGAAGGAGGGTCACTTACTGATGATCTCTTACGCTTGGAGCCAAATCCTCCCAGTTTGATTTTCAAAGGTGCcactttctttgttttaggTTTTTTGATATCAGGAATACGAGGACTGGCCTTTGGCTTCCGCCGGGCATTGGGTCCTGCGAACAGAGAAGCCTGTGAGTCAAAAGGATTACTGCCTTGACACCACTCTCTACCACCCTTGTCAGATTTTTCATCTCACCTTTGCCCTCCTTTGTCTTGGCTTTCCTGAGCGGCACTTCTACCGGGGGCTGCGGCAGCACAGCATCCACGTTTGTCACCATACTCTCCACTACTgcaacagctgcagctgcagcagctgccacagaTGCACCTGAACTTCCCTTGAAGGGGTTGTTTGTGCTAAACTCCCTCCATTTGGCTCCCAGTACCATCATCATCTTCGACACGGCTATTTTAGGGTTCTTGGCTGCAATAAGTGGCCTGCATACAGTTAAGGAAGGAAGAGTTACTGAACCAGCCTGAAGTCTAGATGattccttctcctcccattacgccccccccagcagcacttcTTCTCCCAAACTACATTCCTTTCTAATCTCTGATTAGAACAGGCAATGAATCTCTCCACTCCCATCCTTCACACAGCGTGGAGGTAAACGCTCCAGGATTTGGAGATCAAAATGGAATTTAGCacattagggggaaaaaagtggaCTAGGAGTAAGGACTCGCATCATTTTCAATCACCAAAAACAAAAGATGTGAACCAATTATTTTAGTGTTGCTTCAGTTTTCGCTCTAGGTAGGATGCTAGTGTCTCTAACGTGTCTTGAGGTTCCAAAACCATGAAACCTAGTCAgtccttgtccttttttttttttttttttttttttttgcttcagcagCCCTTCCAAGTGCTACAGGCTTGCAGATCACCTGACAAACTGGCTGAAAGCTTTATAGTTGGTGAGAGTGCGGTAATCCTCTTCTGTGAAGATATGGTCAATATCCTCCATGCCCCAATCCTCTAAGAGCTGAGCAGATGACTTTGGCTCCTGTGCAAAGAGAATCACAGCAACTCTGAGCAAAAGCACATACTCTACAAAAGAGCTTCTATAAATCTACATTACCCATATACCTTTCATCTACAGATGACCCAATGGGTCAAGACTGGGGGATTtccacctccagccccccccTTCACTTGTCACTGCCATAGGACACAGCCTCACTAGAACATCAGAAGTGGGAAAAGTCTGCCGATTCCATATACTTTCTAGGTGTGTTTAAGGTAGGAGAGAGGAAGGCATGCAAGATGGGAAAGCATTCAGGTCAGTCAAGTTTAGGAGAGGAAGAAACGGAACCATCCCCACTTCATGCACAGTAACAAACAGCACTGATCCCCAAAATCGGATACACGGAAGCGAGGAACAAGCAGTCTATCAGCAGGGTATCCTCTCACCTTGGAGTcatcatcttcttcctcttcttcttcttcctccttgcgcttagctttgtttttcttttccttcttaggccctaatttcttctttttcttcttcccaggtGTATAGTCACTGCCTTCACTGTCCGAGCGCAgaacctcctcttcttcctccacaAACTCATTGCCCTCACCAGAGCTGTCccccagctggggagggagggagagagaagatcAGGCAGCTGTGAGAAAATACCCTGGATAAGCACTAAATGCCACATTCTCCCCAAGCTCTAGAGGATTCGTACAATGGATTGCTGCTGTAGGTCAACAACAAAGCCAGTCCCCTCATGCCACATATCCATAGAGCATCATCCAAGACTTCCTTTTCCTCACCTCCTTCTTCTGACGCTTGCTGAGCTTGGGCACTTTGGGTTCCTTTAGTTTCTTgggcttcttcttcttcttgatTTTGGGTGTTTCAGCCTCAGATAGAAGCTCTTCTTCCGGCTCTTCTTCAGGCtctggaggggaagaggtgACGTATAATTTCAACTTCCATCTGTGCACTACACCATAGCCCTCttctcacagacttcacttgATTTGTCTAGTTGCTACATACTTACAAACATAGAAGCATTTACAACCTCTTACCCTGAACTGTTTATAACATACTACTTAATCATACGGTAAGTAACacattttcctccctcccttcaaCAAAGCCTATTTCCACAGTATTCCTTCTCCAAGCAGAGTTGCACTCAGATCTCAAGGACCAGAAGTTTGCCCTAACCAAATAAGAGGAAAGGGCAGAGAGTAGATGGCCACAACTAAAGGAGTTGAAATAGTGAATATAATGGAGAACATGAATAGGATACTGTTTCAGTCCTCAGGTCTCCAGAAGATAAGTTACTTAACCTCTTTACCTGGGCAGAGCATCCTACAGCAGCATGCAAAGTACAGTCCAGTATGCCACTACTTGGCCTCCTCCATAGGTAAGCTGCTACTCAGCAACTCGGTTCTGATTTGGATTTGGCACAACTTtctccccccagcccttccctctATGCCAGCAGCTAGCAAGCTCACCCCATGGGCAGGGCGGTGCAAGCTCCCATCCCATGGCCTGGCTCCCCGCAGCGGCCTGGCTCCCCGAGgcccccggggcaggggcagcccgcTGCTCCTTTGTGGCAGTCTGCGGGAGCAGCCCAGCCATTcgccctcccctgctgccccgcCCATCGCACACAGCCAGAGTCACTCCTTCTCCCTCCAAGGGAAAATGGCCTCCTGACcacaggagctgggcaggatgGAGGAAGCCACAGGTCGAGAGAGCTGCAGTGGTGGGATGAGGTGATGCAGGTAGAGCTCTCAAAATTTGGGGTCCCTGCATCCCTGACACACCTCCAGCCAATTAGTATCTCTTCACTCGCACGGTCCTGCAACACCAGTTCCTTCAGAGATTCCACATCTTCCTCTCCTGCTAGTTCCGATTTAGAGCCTCTAGTGTCCCATCCCTTCCAATGCATCTCTTAAAGCTCTTAAGTTTGCAAtgattttaagtttttcttcacCAAGATTTTCCTTACAAGGCTTACTGACAATCTACCCCCTACCTAAGGTCTTAGCAGGACCAGAAGGCACCTAAAGTCAAACACCAAGAGAAAAAGccaggcaaacaaaaaagccaagaaGCCCTTAACATCACTTTCCCTTTCCAGATGCAACATTTTCTCATATGATACTACAACACTACAGCATGACCTGGTAAGAAAAGCCAAACTTGTCTTA
This is a stretch of genomic DNA from Cygnus atratus isolate AKBS03 ecotype Queensland, Australia chromosome 1, CAtr_DNAZoo_HiC_assembly, whole genome shotgun sequence. It encodes these proteins:
- the CHD4 gene encoding chromodomain-helicase-DNA-binding protein 4 isoform X6, producing MASGIGSPSPCSGGSDDDEMEILLNNAIPQHQGIEGLQGPCVKWGNAPLTMEPEEEPEEELLSEAETPKIKKKKKPKKLKEPKVPKLSKRQKKELGDSSGEGNEFVEEEEEVLRSDSEGSDYTPGKKKKKKLGPKKEKKNKAKRKEEEEEEEEDDDSKEPKSSAQLLEDWGMEDIDHIFTEEDYRTLTNYKAFSQFVRPLIAAKNPKIAVSKMMMVLGAKWREFSTNNPFKGSSGASVAAAAAAAVAVVESMVTNVDAVLPQPPVEVPLRKAKTKEGKGPNARRKPKASPRIPDIKKPKTKKVAPLKIKLGGFGSKRKRSSSEDDDLDVESDFDDASINSYSVSDGSTSRSSRSRKKLKAGKKKKKGEEDSTVAVDGYETDHQDYCEVCQQGGEIILCDTCPRAYHMVCLDPDMEKAPEGKWSCPHCEKEGIQWEAKEDNSEGEEILEDVVGDAEEEDDHHMEFCRVCKDGGELLCCDACPSSYHIHCLNPPLPEIPNGEWLCPRCTCPALKGKVQKILIWKWGQPPVGPPPPRPPDADPNAPPPKPLEGRPERQFFVKWQGMSYWHCSWVSELQLELHCQVMFRNYQRKNDMDEPPSGDFGGEEEKSRKRKNKDPKYAEMEERFYRYGIKPEWMMIHRILNHSVDKKGNVHYLIKWRDLPYDQASWESEDVDIQDYDLYKQAYWNHRELMRGEEGRPGKKLKKVKMRKLERPPETPTVDPTVKYDRQPEYLDVTGGTLHPYQLEGLNWLRFSWAQGTDTILADEMGLGKTVQTAVFLYSLYKEGHSKGPFLVSAPLSTIINWEREFEMWAPDMYVVTYVGDKDSRAIIRENEFTFEDNAIRGGKKASRMKKEAAVKFHVLLTSYELITIDMAILGSIDWACLIVDEAHRLKNNQSKFFRVLNGYSLQHKLLLTGTPLQNNLEELFHLLNFLTPERFHNLEGFLEEFADIAKEDQIKKLHDMLGPHMLRRLKADVFKNMPSKTELIVRVELSPMQKKYYKYILTRNFEALNARGGGNQVSLLNVVMDLKKCCNHPYLFPVAAMEAPKMPNGMYDGSALIRASGKLLLLQKMLKNLKEGGHRVLIFSQMTKMLDLLEDFLEHEGYKYERIDGGITGNMRQEAIDRFNAPGAQQFCFLLSTRAGGLGINLATADTVIIYDSDWNPHNDIQAFSRAHRIGQNKKVMIYRFVTRASVEERITQVAKKKMMLTHLVVRPGLGSKTGSMSKQELDDILKFGTEELFKDEATEGGDNKEGEDSSVIHYDDKAIERLLDRNQDETEDTELQGMNEYLSSFKVAQYVVREEEMGEEEEVEREIIKQEESVDPDYWEKLLRHHYEQQQEDLARNLGKGKRIRKQVNYNDGSQEDRDWQDDQSDNQSDYSVASEEGDEDFDERSEARRPSRKGLRNDKDKPLPPLLARVGGNIEVLGFNARQRKAFLNAIMRYGMPPQDAFTTQWLVRDLRGKSEKEFKAYVSLFMRHLCEPGADGAETFADGVPREGLSRQHVLTRIGVMSLIRKKVQEFEHVNGRWSMPELAEIEENKKLSQPSSPSPKTPTPSTPGDTQPNTPAPVPPPEDGVKVEEGASTKEQGESAEPEKELSASATETEVPMEQCAQPVETPPQEAKSPANPTEAEEKKVEEPEVKERPDEPMEVESKADVEKVEDRAPIENTPEPPIITLDEKDEKKEDDKRDVVMLQNGEMLKESVDERHKKAVKQRFMFNIADGGFTELHSLWQNEERAATVTKKTYEIWHRRHDYWLLAGIINHGYARWQDIQNDPRYAILNEPFKGEMNRGNFLEIKNKFLARRFKLLEQALVIEEQLRRAAYLNMSEDPSHPSMALNTRFAEVECLAESHQHLSKESMAGNKPANAVLHKVLKQLEELLSDMKADVTRLPATIARIPPVAVRLQMSERNILSRLANRSSEPPPPPPPQQVAQQQ